A region from the Pseudomonas promysalinigenes genome encodes:
- a CDS encoding zinc-dependent alcohol dehydrogenase family protein, with translation MSRMVRFHKFGAADVLRCEEQAEPSPAFGEVQIRVEAIGVSWYDVLWRQNLAPSQARLPAGIGHEMAGVVTAVGEGVDDIALGDRVASFPATSANEHPVYGDVIVLPRTAITRYPDILTPIEASVHYTPLLIAYFAYVDLARAKAGQTALVTDASHCAGPAFVQLGKALGLKVFAATKDPEQREYLLGLGAEKVIVTEEQDLLMQIGKYTDGRGVDMVLDGMGGPQMSLLGDVLAPRGSLVLYGLQGGNQTPFPACAAFQKNIQFYVHCIGNFTGKPELGISQDQVALQRALRDINQFTADQLLTPQIIKVYPFAEVVEAHRYMDQCPCGGRVVLDLAPH, from the coding sequence ATGTCCCGCATGGTCCGTTTCCACAAGTTCGGCGCTGCCGATGTGCTGCGCTGCGAAGAGCAGGCCGAACCTTCACCTGCTTTTGGCGAGGTGCAGATCCGTGTCGAGGCGATCGGGGTAAGCTGGTATGACGTGCTCTGGCGGCAGAACCTGGCGCCATCCCAAGCGCGCCTGCCGGCTGGCATCGGCCACGAGATGGCTGGTGTTGTCACAGCGGTGGGTGAGGGCGTCGACGATATCGCCTTGGGCGACCGGGTAGCCAGCTTCCCGGCCACCAGCGCCAACGAGCACCCGGTGTATGGGGACGTTATCGTTCTGCCCCGTACGGCCATCACTCGCTACCCGGATATCCTCACGCCGATCGAGGCCAGCGTGCATTACACGCCGCTGCTGATCGCTTATTTCGCCTACGTTGACCTGGCCCGAGCCAAGGCGGGCCAAACCGCCCTGGTCACTGACGCCAGCCACTGTGCTGGGCCGGCTTTCGTGCAACTGGGTAAGGCGCTGGGCCTGAAGGTGTTCGCCGCCACCAAGGACCCCGAGCAGCGTGAGTACTTGCTGGGTCTGGGTGCTGAGAAGGTGATCGTCACGGAAGAGCAGGACTTGTTGATGCAAATCGGCAAGTATACCGATGGTCGTGGCGTGGACATGGTGCTCGATGGTATGGGCGGGCCGCAGATGTCGCTGCTCGGTGATGTGTTGGCGCCGCGTGGCAGTCTGGTACTTTACGGCCTGCAGGGCGGCAACCAGACGCCGTTCCCGGCGTGCGCAGCCTTCCAGAAAAACATCCAGTTCTATGTGCACTGTATCGGTAACTTCACCGGCAAGCCGGAGTTGGGCATCAGCCAGGATCAAGTGGCGTTGCAACGGGCGCTGCGCGACATCAACCAGTTCACCGCTGACCAATTGCTGACGCCGCAGATCATCAAGGTCTATCCTTTTGCCGAGGTGGTGGAGGCTCACCGCTACATGGACCAGTGCCCTTGCGGCGGAAGAGTGGTGCTTGATTTAGCGCCTCACTGA
- a CDS encoding LysR family transcriptional regulator has protein sequence MNRNDLRRVDLNLLIVFETLMHERSVTRAAEKLFLGQPAISAALSRLRNLFDDPLFVRTGRSMEPSARANEIFALLSPALDSISTAVSRAAEFDPATSNAVFRIGLSDDAEFALLPQLLKRVRAEAPGIVLVVRRVNYLLMPTLLASGEISVGVSYTSELPANAKRKVLRRSKPKLLRADSVPGSITLDDFCARPHALVSFAGDLSGFIDEALDEIDRKRHVVLAVPQFNGLGSLLAGTDILATVPDYTADALTAAGGLRAEDLPIDVRSFELHMAWRGAQDNDPAERWLRSRIQMFFGDPDSL, from the coding sequence ATGAATCGAAACGACCTGCGTCGCGTAGACCTCAACCTGCTGATCGTGTTCGAAACCCTGATGCACGAGCGTAGCGTGACCCGTGCAGCCGAAAAGTTGTTTCTCGGCCAACCGGCGATCAGCGCAGCCTTGTCGCGTCTGCGCAACCTGTTCGATGACCCGCTGTTCGTGCGTACCGGTCGCAGCATGGAACCGTCGGCACGGGCCAATGAAATATTCGCCCTGCTGTCGCCAGCACTGGACTCGATCTCCACCGCCGTCAGCCGCGCCGCCGAGTTCGACCCGGCCACCAGCAACGCGGTGTTTCGCATTGGCCTATCGGACGACGCCGAGTTCGCATTGCTGCCCCAGTTACTAAAGCGCGTGCGCGCCGAGGCCCCGGGTATCGTGCTGGTGGTGCGCCGGGTCAACTACCTACTGATGCCGACCTTGCTGGCCTCGGGCGAAATCTCCGTGGGTGTGAGTTACACCAGTGAACTGCCCGCCAATGCCAAGCGCAAGGTCTTGCGCCGCAGCAAGCCCAAGCTGCTGCGTGCCGACAGCGTGCCAGGCAGCATTACGCTGGACGACTTCTGCGCCCGCCCCCATGCATTGGTGTCGTTTGCCGGTGACCTGTCAGGCTTCATTGACGAGGCATTGGATGAAATCGATCGCAAACGCCATGTGGTCCTGGCAGTACCTCAATTCAACGGCTTGGGCAGTTTGCTAGCAGGCACCGATATCCTCGCTACGGTGCCAGATTACACCGCCGATGCCCTGACCGCGGCAGGTGGGCTGCGCGCGGAGGATCTTCCGATCGACGTACGCTCGTTCGAGCTGCACATGGCCTGGCGAGGCGCGCAGGACAATGACCCGGCCGAGCGCTGGTTGCGCTCGCGGATACAGATGTTCTTCGGCGACCCTGACAGTCTTTAG
- a CDS encoding aspartate/glutamate racemase family protein: MRTIGLIGGMSWESSIEYYRLINQQVRTQLGPLRSAQLLMYSVDFGPIEQAQHLGRWSDAGAILADAARRLESGGADCVVLCTNTMHKVAEQIQHAINIPFLHIADPTAEAALAAGVTTVGLLGTSFTMEQDFLKDRLKAMGLKVLVPDADARAVVHRIIYDELCIGVINDTSRLLYQQVIDSLAARGARAIILGCTEIGLLIKPEHSALPLLDTTQLHAQAAVTFALASDLQGDQS; this comes from the coding sequence ATGCGCACTATTGGCCTTATCGGTGGCATGAGCTGGGAATCCAGTATCGAATACTACCGGCTTATCAACCAGCAAGTCAGAACCCAGTTAGGCCCGCTGCGCTCCGCGCAATTGCTGATGTACAGTGTCGATTTCGGCCCCATTGAGCAAGCGCAGCATCTGGGGCGTTGGTCGGATGCCGGCGCGATTTTAGCGGATGCGGCGCGAAGGCTCGAATCTGGCGGCGCGGATTGTGTGGTTCTGTGTACCAACACGATGCACAAGGTCGCCGAGCAGATTCAACACGCCATCAATATTCCCTTTCTGCACATCGCCGATCCCACAGCGGAGGCTGCGTTGGCGGCCGGCGTGACGACGGTAGGTTTGTTAGGTACGTCGTTCACAATGGAACAAGACTTTCTCAAAGACCGATTGAAAGCGATGGGCTTGAAGGTCCTGGTGCCAGATGCCGACGCCCGCGCAGTCGTTCACCGCATCATCTACGACGAATTGTGCATTGGCGTTATAAACGACACGTCGCGTTTGTTGTATCAGCAGGTCATCGATTCGCTGGCAGCCCGCGGTGCGCGAGCCATTATTCTGGGATGTACTGAAATAGGGCTGCTGATCAAACCTGAGCACAGCGCACTGCCCTTGTTAGATACCACTCAACTGCATGCCCAGGCAGCGGTGACCTTTGCCTTGGCCAGTGATTTGCAAGGCGACCAAAGTTGA
- a CDS encoding helix-turn-helix domain-containing protein produces the protein MLSRDILGGAVCVQLLPRAAYSAHDPAQWHTLGVSLERQKGIHAINSDRRVDFDTLPGVLAQTPIGVDVFSESMGGGEYLVLRMDRYFADQHLPALDQRIESAGHAGALRVAQQIRRALLAPQVDHLALEQRVLSLVELAKPAQDRAQRLKSNALKPVLDQITELYQQPLTLEQMAGTYGCNALRLLRDFTRAVGTTPHAYLVEIRLQAARHLIETTDLALAIIALEAGFAHQSHMGSAFRQHLGITPSTYRRRTASSRR, from the coding sequence ATGCTGAGCCGGGACATATTAGGCGGTGCGGTCTGCGTCCAGCTCTTGCCACGTGCAGCTTACAGCGCCCATGACCCTGCACAGTGGCATACCTTGGGTGTCTCGCTGGAGCGGCAGAAAGGCATACATGCCATCAATTCGGATCGCCGGGTCGATTTCGACACCCTGCCCGGCGTGCTGGCGCAAACCCCCATCGGGGTCGACGTGTTTTCCGAGTCCATGGGCGGGGGCGAATACCTGGTCCTGCGTATGGACCGTTACTTTGCCGATCAACACCTGCCGGCGCTGGACCAGCGCATTGAGTCGGCAGGCCATGCCGGGGCTCTTCGCGTAGCGCAACAGATACGCCGTGCGCTACTTGCGCCGCAAGTCGATCATCTGGCCCTGGAGCAGAGAGTGCTGTCACTGGTAGAGCTGGCCAAACCTGCTCAAGATCGTGCGCAACGCCTCAAATCCAATGCCCTCAAACCGGTGCTGGATCAAATTACCGAGCTATATCAGCAGCCTCTGACACTTGAGCAAATGGCCGGGACCTATGGCTGCAACGCGCTACGTTTGCTGCGTGATTTCACCCGCGCGGTGGGCACCACACCCCATGCCTACCTGGTCGAAATCAGGCTCCAGGCCGCCAGGCATTTGATTGAAACGACCGATCTTGCATTGGCGATCATTGCCTTGGAGGCCGGGTTCGCTCACCAATCCCACATGGGCAGCGCTTTCCGTCAGCATCTGGGTATCACGCCGAGCACCTACCGCCGCAGAACAGCTTCGTCACGTAGATGA
- a CDS encoding DUF6508 domain-containing protein, translating into MLPTQADIDALLHFLPLLYPGGTAIEAYSFKDGHPWPIYARVVEEFYQEASKECWVALDYRPTADSLVREPEAIEQASLEQLQSLITYCVRGERFCDGHRGAMIAQGFVQRLLERLAQLRPTLPECR; encoded by the coding sequence ATGCTTCCCACTCAGGCCGATATCGACGCCTTATTGCACTTTCTGCCGTTGCTCTACCCAGGGGGGACGGCCATAGAGGCCTACAGCTTCAAAGACGGACACCCTTGGCCGATATACGCCAGGGTAGTCGAGGAGTTCTACCAAGAGGCGAGCAAGGAATGCTGGGTCGCGCTCGACTACCGTCCTACCGCCGACAGCTTAGTCAGGGAGCCTGAGGCCATCGAACAGGCAAGTCTTGAGCAGTTGCAGAGCTTGATCACTTACTGCGTGAGGGGCGAGCGATTTTGTGATGGGCACCGGGGTGCGATGATCGCCCAGGGTTTCGTACAGCGCCTGCTTGAGCGTCTCGCTCAGTTGCGTCCAACGCTGCCTGAGTGCCGCTGA
- the acuR gene encoding acrylate utilization transcriptional regulator AcuR, whose protein sequence is MTTSKPTPRRGRPPKVAREHGETLELLLHCGMEILTEQGFAATGIEAVLKRVQVPKGSFYHYFESKEAFGQAVLQRYADYFARKLERNFADKTASPLQRLGNFVEEAKAGMARYQFRRGCLVGNLGQEVLVLPDSFREQLELTLQDWEQRLATCLEEAVKLGEVAGGQDCKALAAYFWVGWEGAVLRARLTQTVRPLDIFYRGFLNGITR, encoded by the coding sequence ATGACTACCTCCAAACCTACCCCACGGCGAGGTCGCCCACCCAAAGTCGCACGGGAACATGGCGAAACCCTCGAGTTGCTGCTGCACTGCGGCATGGAAATCCTCACCGAACAAGGTTTCGCCGCCACTGGTATCGAGGCCGTACTCAAGCGCGTGCAGGTGCCCAAAGGCTCTTTCTACCACTACTTCGAAAGTAAGGAAGCCTTTGGCCAGGCGGTACTGCAGCGCTATGCCGATTACTTCGCGCGAAAGCTCGAACGCAACTTCGCTGATAAAACCGCATCCCCTCTGCAACGGCTGGGCAACTTTGTTGAGGAGGCAAAAGCGGGGATGGCACGCTACCAGTTCCGAAGAGGCTGCCTGGTCGGCAACCTCGGCCAAGAGGTCCTGGTGCTCCCGGACAGCTTCCGCGAACAGTTGGAGTTGACCCTGCAGGATTGGGAGCAGCGCCTGGCAACATGCCTGGAGGAAGCGGTTAAGCTGGGAGAGGTAGCTGGCGGACAAGACTGCAAGGCCCTCGCCGCTTATTTCTGGGTAGGTTGGGAGGGCGCAGTGCTGCGTGCACGGCTGACCCAGACTGTCCGCCCGCTGGACATTTTCTATCGAGGGTTTCTGAACGGAATCACTCGCTGA
- the acuI gene encoding acrylyl-CoA reductase (NADPH): MFNAILIEKQDDQHTARVSELPEDQLPTGNVTVKVAYSTLNYKDALAITGKGPVVRQFPMVPGIDLAGTVEASDDPRYQPGDRVLLNGWGVGEGHWGGLAQKARVNADWLIPHPEGLNERQSMAIGTAGYTAMLCLMALERHGLEPSAGPVLVTGASGGVGSFAISLLARAGYTVTAATGKSSEHEYLKSLGATTIIDRGELSAPGRPLAKEKWAAVVDSVGSHTLVNACASTMSEGLVAACGLAQGMDFPATVAPFILRGVSLLGINSVTQPYERRIEAWQRLSTQLNLDDLAFMTKEVTLQKSLAAASQLMQGQIRGRLIVDVNS; the protein is encoded by the coding sequence ATGTTCAACGCCATTTTGATCGAGAAGCAGGATGATCAGCACACTGCGCGAGTCAGCGAACTGCCAGAGGATCAACTGCCGACCGGTAACGTCACCGTCAAGGTGGCCTACAGCACCTTGAACTACAAAGACGCGCTCGCAATCACTGGCAAAGGCCCAGTCGTGCGTCAATTTCCGATGGTGCCAGGCATCGATCTTGCCGGCACTGTCGAGGCCAGTGACGATCCTCGCTATCAGCCTGGCGATCGTGTGCTGCTCAATGGCTGGGGTGTTGGTGAGGGGCATTGGGGAGGGCTTGCTCAGAAGGCTCGGGTCAACGCCGACTGGCTCATTCCCCATCCCGAAGGGCTGAACGAGCGTCAATCGATGGCCATCGGCACAGCGGGGTACACCGCCATGCTCTGCCTGATGGCCTTGGAACGCCATGGGCTCGAACCCAGCGCTGGGCCGGTGCTGGTCACCGGTGCCAGCGGCGGCGTGGGCAGTTTCGCCATCAGCCTTCTGGCACGCGCTGGCTATACCGTGACCGCCGCCACGGGCAAGTCCAGTGAGCACGAGTACCTGAAAAGCCTGGGTGCGACGACCATCATCGACCGCGGGGAACTGTCAGCGCCAGGGCGGCCGCTGGCAAAAGAAAAATGGGCAGCCGTCGTGGACTCGGTCGGCAGCCACACGCTGGTCAATGCCTGCGCAAGCACGATGTCCGAAGGCTTGGTAGCGGCTTGCGGCTTGGCTCAAGGTATGGACTTCCCGGCTACCGTCGCACCCTTCATCCTCAGAGGGGTGAGCCTGCTCGGGATCAACAGCGTAACGCAGCCTTATGAACGGCGTATCGAAGCCTGGCAGAGACTGTCTACCCAACTCAACCTCGACGATTTAGCCTTCATGACCAAAGAGGTCACTTTGCAAAAGTCGCTGGCAGCTGCCTCGCAGCTCATGCAAGGGCAGATTCGTGGCCGGTTGATCGTTGATGTGAACAGCTAG
- a CDS encoding metallothionein — MNEQRCSCNHCSCTVDANAMVQGDKAYCCEACATGHHQGEPCRMAGCNCGELTQPDENTVDSALDETFPASDPISP, encoded by the coding sequence ATGAATGAACAACGTTGTTCGTGCAACCATTGTTCTTGCACTGTGGACGCCAATGCCATGGTTCAGGGTGATAAAGCCTACTGCTGCGAGGCCTGCGCAACCGGCCACCATCAGGGTGAACCGTGCCGCATGGCCGGCTGTAACTGTGGCGAGCTGACTCAGCCCGACGAAAATACCGTCGACAGTGCCTTGGATGAAACCTTTCCGGCCAGTGACCCCATCTCTCCATAA
- a CDS encoding methyltransferase produces MMLDSTQAHADEALLQLGKRLKADGYRFICVTPATQARVNAREGSQRAQTMRDVFGWSRPFASQLISADELEQLRVAGVLDAQGALWRSTVRWSSLDEMLLVHSAWPTDSHDAVFFGPDSYRFAQCIQDHLRSRPEPVQHALDMGCGSGVGALLIARAAPHAQVSAVDINPKALRYTAVNAALAGVSNITVSRSDLFDEVTGLFDLIVANPPYMLDAEHRAYRHGGAALGAELSLRIVEQACERLKVGGTLLLYTGVAIVDGRDAFQEAIRSILAGPELGWTYQELDPDVFGEQLLEPGYERVERIAVTALTVTRLS; encoded by the coding sequence GTGATGCTCGATTCGACTCAGGCACATGCCGACGAGGCGTTGCTGCAGCTCGGAAAACGGCTCAAGGCCGATGGTTATCGATTCATCTGCGTGACGCCCGCTACGCAGGCTAGGGTCAATGCGCGTGAAGGTTCGCAACGCGCGCAGACAATGCGTGATGTATTCGGATGGAGCCGTCCGTTCGCCTCGCAGCTGATCAGCGCCGACGAGCTGGAGCAACTGCGTGTGGCAGGCGTATTGGACGCCCAGGGGGCCCTGTGGCGCAGCACGGTACGTTGGTCCAGCTTGGATGAAATGCTGTTGGTGCATTCAGCCTGGCCCACCGACAGTCACGACGCGGTCTTCTTCGGGCCAGACAGCTACCGCTTTGCCCAGTGCATACAAGATCATCTTCGCAGCCGGCCCGAGCCGGTGCAGCATGCCTTGGACATGGGTTGCGGCAGTGGGGTTGGGGCATTGCTGATCGCCCGCGCCGCACCCCATGCGCAGGTCAGTGCGGTGGATATCAATCCCAAAGCGCTGCGGTATACGGCCGTGAATGCGGCCCTGGCGGGGGTAAGCAACATCACCGTGTCGCGCAGCGATCTTTTCGATGAAGTGACCGGGCTGTTCGACCTGATCGTCGCTAACCCACCCTATATGCTTGACGCAGAGCACCGCGCTTACCGCCATGGCGGCGCCGCGCTGGGCGCCGAGCTGTCATTGCGAATTGTCGAGCAGGCTTGTGAGCGTCTGAAAGTAGGTGGCACGTTGTTGCTGTATACCGGTGTCGCTATCGTTGATGGGCGTGATGCGTTCCAGGAAGCAATACGTTCCATCCTTGCTGGGCCTGAGTTGGGTTGGACTTATCAAGAGCTGGACCCGGACGTGTTTGGCGAGCAGTTGCTCGAACCAGGCTACGAACGCGTGGAGCGCATCGCTGTAACAGCGTTGACCGTCACTCGCCTGAGCTGA